In Fluviicola taffensis DSM 16823, the following are encoded in one genomic region:
- a CDS encoding DUF3761 domain-containing protein: MKKNRFESNDTWFYVVACIILMSMLFSDLIKKIIVIDWIRYALLILLPTFLIILINKTQRKKNIGVNDKDGEQLVKRHFFSKKKILRCILLILVFLILIVALVKLCGVMLDCEYSVFLLLSLFLFGFLAIEIYLFTKAFSYISRRFQKDKKIFFSISKWRIWESSSFTQFLSITILVTIFSWIFSGQLFMNWVNDKFTNPDVLAKKYYHESITTYRVGAVCSDGTGSFATGSGACSHHGGVSYWVEDTIYNKSLERCKKEAKEFSWVD, from the coding sequence ATGAAAAAAAATCGTTTTGAATCTAACGACACTTGGTTCTATGTAGTCGCTTGTATCATTTTAATGTCGATGCTATTTTCTGATTTGATAAAAAAGATAATCGTGATTGACTGGATTCGCTATGCTCTATTGATCTTACTTCCGACGTTTCTAATTATCCTTATAAACAAAACTCAACGAAAAAAGAACATTGGAGTAAATGATAAAGACGGTGAGCAATTAGTTAAAAGGCATTTTTTCTCTAAAAAGAAAATTCTTAGGTGTATTTTATTGATTTTAGTATTCTTAATTCTAATTGTAGCCTTGGTCAAGCTCTGTGGAGTAATGCTGGATTGCGAATATTCAGTTTTTCTACTTCTAAGCTTGTTTCTATTTGGGTTCTTAGCAATAGAAATATACTTATTTACTAAGGCATTCTCTTACATCTCTCGAAGATTTCAAAAAGATAAAAAGATTTTTTTTTCAATATCAAAGTGGAGGATTTGGGAGAGCAGCTCATTTACTCAATTCTTATCAATAACTATTCTTGTTACGATTTTCAGTTGGATTTTTTCAGGTCAGTTATTTATGAATTGGGTAAATGATAAGTTTACCAATCCTGATGTTTTAGCAAAAAAATATTATCACGAATCGATAACAACCTATAGAGTAGGTGCAGTTTGTAGCGATGGAACAGGTAGCTTTGCAACTGGTTCAGGCGCATGTTCCCACCATGGTGGTGTATCGTATTGGGTGGAAGACACTATTTATAACAAAAGCCTAGAACGATGTAAAAAAGAAGCTAAAGAATTTTCGTGGGTTGATTAA